A genome region from Trichosurus vulpecula isolate mTriVul1 chromosome 5, mTriVul1.pri, whole genome shotgun sequence includes the following:
- the LOC118850789 gene encoding olfactory receptor 6C2-like: MRNHTGITLFILRGLTDDPHLKVLIFIFLFLTYMLSVTGNLTIITLTLVDPHLKTPMYFFLRNYAILELSFTTVSIPRYLYNLSTGDYTMTYNACFTQLFFGVLLGASEFFLLAAMSYDRYVAICKPLHYTTIINNRVCNQLLLSCWLSGLMIILPPLGICLELEFCDSNIIDHFACDTAPLLDITCSDTQVLEKMILALAVLTLMITLLLVVLSYAYIVRTILRFPSAQQRKKAFSTCSSHMIVISMTYGTCIFIYIKPSAKEGVALNKVVLLLATSVAPVMNPFIYTLRNKQVIQAFRDIFKRIVLISKL; this comes from the coding sequence ATGAGAAATCATACAGGGATAACATTATTCATTCTCAGGGGACTGACAGATGACCCACACCTGAAGGTTCtgatttttatctttctgtttctgaCCTACATGCTGAGTGTAACTGGGAATTTGACTATCATCACCCTCACTTTGGTGGATCCCCACCTTAAAACccccatgtattttttccttagAAACTATGCCATCTTAGAATTGTCATTCACAACTGTCTCTATTCCTAGATACCTGTACAACCTGTCAACTGGAGACTACACTATGACCTATAATGCATGTTTCACTCAATTATTTTTTGGTGTCCTCCTTGgggcctcagaattttttctcttggctgccatgtcttATGACCGTTATGTAGCCATATGCAAACCTCTGCACTATACGACCATCATAAACAACAGAGTGTGTAACCAGCTCCTCCTGTCTTGTTGGCTGTCTGGGCTAATGATCATCCTTCCACCACTTGGTATTTGTCTTGAGCTAGAATTCTGTGACTCCAATATTATTGACCATTTTGCTTGTGATACAGCACCATTGCTGGACATCACATGTTCAGATACACAGGTATTAGAAAAAATGATTTTAGCCTTGGCTGTGTTGACACTCATGATTACCTTGCTGTTAGTGGTTCTATCTTATGCTTATATAGTCAGGACTATTCTGAGATTCCCTTCTGCCCAGCAAAGGAAAAAGGCTTTTTCCACTTGTTCCTCCCACATGATTGTAATCTCCATGACATATGGAACCTGCATTTTCATCTATATCAAACCTTCTGCAAAGGAAGGGGTGGCTTTGAATAAGGTTGTACTACTGCTTGCCACTTCAGTGGCACCCGTGATGAACCCCTTTATTTATACTCTGAGGAATAAACAAGTGATACAAGCTTTTAGAGACATATTCAAAAGGATTGTATTGATTTCAAAG